The Aeromonas veronii genome includes the window CACCGAGCGAAATATCTACCAGCTGGATCAGCAGATCCGCGCCGAGAACGACGCCAAGCAGCGGGACTACTATCGTGCCCAGCGCGAGCGGGCCATCCGCCACTACGAGGGAGTGCGACGGGAGTACAACCGTATCCGCTTCCCGGATCGGGTGATCCAGTTCTCCTTCGGCAGTTGATCCCCTCGGAGCCCCGCCATCCGGCGGGACTCACCCCCTGTTCAGGGCAAAATCCCGCTCAGGCCAGAACCCAGCGCTGCAGCGCCAGGGCGATGCCGTCTTCGTTGTGATCCGCAGTGACCTTGTGGGCGTGGGCCTGGATCTGGGGCGCCGCATTGCCCATGGCCACCGCCAGCCCCACCTGCTCGAACATGCTGATGTCGTTGTTGTTGTCCCCAAAGGCCACCACGTTTTCCATGGCGATGCCCTCGCTCGCCGCCCACTGGGCCAACCGGTTGCCCTTGCTGCAACCGGGTTGCACCAGCTCCACCGCGTAGGGGGCCGCCCAGTCCTGGGTAAAGGGCATGCCCTGCACCACTTCCCCCACGAAGCGGTGCAGGCGGCCCGGATCCTGGTTGAACAACTCCAGCTTCCAGATGGGGGCCTGCAGCCAGGGTTCGAGATCGTCCGCCGGCAGCAGGGAGATCTTGAGGTGATCGGGTAGGTTGTCGGATCTGCGCTGGATCCTGGCCACATAATCCTCGCAGCCGATGTAGCCGATGCCATCGCTCAGGTGAAACTGCGCCTCCATCTGCTGACTCTCGACC containing:
- a CDS encoding Cof-type HAD-IIB family hydrolase; amino-acid sequence: MSEFKAIALDMDGTLLTRDHQVSPATRAALSEARARGIKVLLVTGRHFMTARPFHHELALDTPIICSNGAYLYDPVQDRILAGDPLAVGPLRALLAEVESQQMEAQFHLSDGIGYIGCEDYVARIQRRSDNLPDHLKISLLPADDLEPWLQAPIWKLELFNQDPGRLHRFVGEVVQGMPFTQDWAAPYAVELVQPGCSKGNRLAQWAASEGIAMENVVAFGDNNNDISMFEQVGLAVAMGNAAPQIQAHAHKVTADHNEDGIALALQRWVLA